In Woeseia oceani, one DNA window encodes the following:
- the gluQRS gene encoding tRNA glutamyl-Q(34) synthetase GluQRS, which yields MNEAARYVGRFAPSPSGPLHFGSLLAACASYLQALCANGHWLLRIENIDPPREQPGAAVRIVHALETYGFQWHGPIIYQSTRTEAHEAAAAALVTDGQAYHCGCSRRDLQDAPLGALGPIYPGTCRSGTTADEFAVRVRTHNEPICFADRLQGRHCQTLQVESGDFIIRRRDGLIAYHLAVVVDDAFDEVTEVVRGIDLLDSTPRHIHLQQLLGLPTPRYMHIPVIENEEGQKLSKLTGAPPLPEAEPRPVLVAALGALQLPVFDDLAASSIVEIWDWARANWQASRLAGLRRIANPLPPMAGP from the coding sequence ATGAATGAAGCGGCCCGTTACGTGGGCCGCTTCGCCCCCTCACCTAGCGGCCCCCTGCATTTCGGCTCCTTACTCGCTGCCTGTGCGAGCTACCTGCAAGCACTCTGTGCGAACGGCCACTGGCTCTTGCGCATAGAGAACATCGATCCACCGCGCGAACAACCCGGTGCTGCCGTACGCATTGTCCATGCCTTAGAAACCTATGGATTTCAATGGCATGGGCCAATTATCTACCAAAGTACAAGAACCGAAGCGCACGAGGCGGCGGCCGCGGCGCTCGTGACCGACGGGCAGGCGTATCACTGCGGCTGTTCACGCCGTGATCTGCAGGACGCCCCGCTCGGAGCACTTGGCCCAATCTACCCAGGCACCTGCCGCTCAGGTACAACTGCCGATGAGTTCGCGGTTCGGGTACGAACCCACAACGAGCCCATCTGCTTTGCCGACCGGTTACAGGGTCGGCATTGCCAAACCTTGCAGGTCGAATCCGGCGATTTCATCATTCGGCGGCGAGACGGACTGATCGCCTATCATCTGGCCGTGGTCGTGGACGACGCGTTTGACGAAGTGACTGAGGTGGTCCGCGGCATAGACCTGCTGGATTCGACACCCCGGCATATTCACTTGCAGCAACTCCTCGGCCTACCCACCCCGCGCTATATGCACATACCCGTGATCGAGAATGAGGAGGGCCAAAAACTCAGCAAATTGACCGGTGCACCGCCCCTGCCGGAGGCTGAACCGAGGCCGGTACTTGTGGCCGCACTGGGCGCGCTGCAACTGCCGGTGTTCGACGATCTCGCGGCCAGCTCAATAGTGGAGATCTGGGACTGGGCGCGCGCAAACTGGCAGGCCTCAAGGTTGGCCGGACTACGTCGAATAGCGAATCCGTTACCCCCTATGGCTGGCCCATGA
- a CDS encoding putative bifunctional diguanylate cyclase/phosphodiesterase, with protein MTNMTAQTLSAFESLAQHLEECLENEDQIVAVIMLEVSNLSRIDARFGRSHRNDVLNELSRRINESLRPVDFAIQIGDNTFAVIVPGLKNKGHATLACRKLIRIATPETPEPERDKGALEVRIGMALYPEHSFRGNELLQRAQLALEVAKDTNKDLVSYDTEKVGSIAVSWEMRDDLAEAIHESELQVFFQPKLNLLTDQPWGAEALVRWFSATRGPVSPETFIAVAEESNLIEPLTRLVLNSAMRSLMMWQRDGHDIGVAVNLPACMLLDSSLVNMVESLLSIWDIEAQRLTLELTESAIMADVDKCFATMSSLKALGARISIDDFGTGYSSFSYFKTIPADELKIDRAFVAGMVEDQADQHIVETIIGLAHRFDMKVVAEGIEDEATIEMLTRLGCDVGQGYHIARPMPENEFDAWLDARRYAQPEI; from the coding sequence ATGACAAACATGACCGCACAAACCCTGTCGGCGTTCGAATCACTGGCACAGCATCTCGAAGAGTGCCTCGAGAACGAAGATCAGATCGTCGCGGTCATCATGCTCGAAGTCTCGAACCTTTCCCGTATCGATGCGCGATTCGGCCGCAGCCACCGCAACGATGTACTCAACGAACTATCCCGGCGCATCAACGAATCATTGCGACCGGTCGATTTCGCCATTCAAATTGGTGACAATACTTTTGCGGTGATAGTCCCGGGTCTCAAGAACAAGGGTCACGCCACTCTCGCCTGTCGCAAGCTCATACGCATAGCCACGCCGGAAACACCCGAACCAGAACGCGACAAAGGTGCGCTCGAAGTGCGTATCGGCATGGCGTTGTACCCCGAGCACTCGTTTCGCGGCAATGAACTATTGCAACGCGCTCAACTTGCGCTGGAAGTCGCGAAAGATACCAACAAGGACCTCGTGTCGTATGACACTGAGAAGGTCGGCAGTATCGCCGTCAGCTGGGAAATGCGGGACGACCTGGCAGAAGCCATTCACGAGAGCGAGTTGCAGGTCTTTTTTCAACCCAAGCTCAACTTGCTTACAGATCAACCATGGGGTGCGGAAGCACTGGTCCGCTGGTTTTCTGCAACACGTGGCCCGGTCAGCCCCGAAACGTTTATAGCGGTCGCCGAAGAATCCAATCTGATCGAGCCTTTGACTCGACTTGTCCTGAATTCAGCGATGCGCAGCCTGATGATGTGGCAAAGAGATGGTCATGACATTGGTGTTGCGGTAAATCTGCCGGCTTGCATGTTGCTTGATAGCAGTCTGGTTAACATGGTGGAAAGCTTGCTTTCGATCTGGGACATTGAAGCGCAGCGGCTTACGCTGGAACTGACCGAAAGCGCAATCATGGCCGATGTCGACAAATGCTTTGCCACAATGTCGAGCCTCAAAGCACTCGGCGCAAGAATATCAATTGATGATTTTGGGACAGGCTATTCGTCATTCTCGTATTTCAAAACCATCCCTGCGGATGAATTGAAAATTGACCGGGCCTTTGTCGCGGGGATGGTCGAAGACCAGGCCGATCAGCACATTGTCGAAACAATCATCGGCCTGGCACATCGTTTTGATATGAAAGTGGTTGCGGAAGGTATCGAAGACGAAGCAACCATTGAGATGTTAACAAGACTCGGCTGCGACGTCGGCCAGGGCTATCACATAGCCCGGCCGATGCCGGAGAACGAGTTTGACGCCTGGCTGGATGCCAGGCGCTACGCACAGCCTGAAATCTGA
- a CDS encoding hydrolase, with the protein MESQITKSAFVPAPWLRNRHLQTLLPIIPGINGPRPPLVHEALELPDGDITSVDWLTNNQDDNEQPLLVILHGLEGSASSPYCRHLLRAASARGWNAAVLHFRDCGDFRNRLPRRYHAGETEDLRYFLDLLRRRGYSGPLLGAGYSLGANVLLKYLGEAGGSSPLLAATAVSAPLNLHVSAATLQVGFARIYQSYLLKRAKRSVFRKFNAHTAPFNWTRAVKARTFAEFDDAVTAPLHGFAGKDDYYDRCSADRFLHRIEKPTLLINALDDPFMSPEAIPKADQLGKHVTLEVSERGGHVAFIAGGTPWRPRYFLPDRIVNFFDSIIVG; encoded by the coding sequence ATGGAATCCCAAATAACAAAAAGCGCCTTCGTGCCCGCTCCCTGGTTGCGCAATCGCCACTTGCAAACACTGCTCCCGATCATCCCGGGGATTAACGGGCCACGACCGCCCCTCGTGCACGAGGCGCTGGAGTTGCCCGACGGCGATATTACGTCCGTTGACTGGCTGACCAACAATCAGGATGACAACGAGCAACCGTTGCTGGTCATCCTTCACGGCCTGGAAGGTTCCGCCTCATCCCCTTATTGCCGGCACCTGTTGCGGGCCGCGTCCGCCCGCGGCTGGAACGCTGCTGTCCTGCATTTTCGTGATTGCGGTGACTTTCGAAATCGTCTGCCGCGCCGTTATCACGCTGGCGAAACGGAAGACCTGCGCTACTTTCTCGATCTGCTCCGGCGTCGAGGCTATTCGGGCCCCTTGCTGGGCGCTGGCTATTCATTGGGCGCCAATGTCTTGCTGAAGTATCTCGGCGAGGCTGGGGGCAGCTCACCGCTGCTGGCAGCGACTGCCGTCTCCGCGCCACTCAATCTGCACGTTTCTGCTGCGACCCTGCAGGTGGGTTTTGCGAGAATCTACCAGTCGTACTTGCTGAAACGGGCAAAACGATCCGTTTTTCGGAAGTTCAATGCACACACGGCGCCGTTCAACTGGACCCGCGCAGTCAAAGCACGAACGTTCGCCGAATTTGATGATGCAGTCACGGCGCCTTTACACGGTTTTGCTGGCAAGGACGACTATTATGATCGCTGCAGCGCTGACCGTTTCCTGCACCGCATCGAAAAACCCACCTTGCTGATCAACGCGCTTGACGACCCGTTCATGTCGCCCGAAGCCATCCCGAAAGCCGATCAGCTAGGCAAGCATGTCACACTGGAAGTCAGCGAGCGTGGAGGACACGTGGCATTCATCGCCGGCGGCACACCCTGGCGGCCACGCTACTTCCTTCCCGACCGGATAGTGAATTTCTTCGACTCCATCATAGTCGGTTAG
- the dksA gene encoding RNA polymerase-binding protein DksA, whose amino-acid sequence MSGPIHGIQPYQSSRGEDYMSAEQLEHFREILLSWKRELMNEVDRTLHHMQDEAANFPDPNDRATQESEFGLELRTRDRERKLLRKINSALARIDEGTYGYCEETGEEIGLKRLEARPVATLCLEAQERREMAERQFRDRDDRYR is encoded by the coding sequence ATGTCCGGGCCCATCCACGGCATACAGCCTTACCAGTCCTCGCGTGGCGAAGACTATATGAGCGCCGAACAACTCGAGCATTTCCGTGAAATATTGCTCTCGTGGAAACGGGAACTAATGAACGAGGTGGATCGTACGCTGCACCACATGCAGGACGAGGCAGCTAATTTCCCGGACCCCAATGACCGGGCGACGCAGGAATCCGAGTTTGGACTGGAACTGCGAACCCGAGACCGGGAACGGAAGTTGCTACGCAAAATCAACTCGGCACTTGCTCGTATCGACGAAGGGACCTACGGCTACTGCGAAGAAACCGGCGAAGAGATCGGCCTCAAACGCCTGGAAGCTCGCCCAGTCGCGACTCTCTGCCTGGAAGCGCAGGAACGACGTGAAATGGCCGAACGTCAATTTCGCGATCGGGATGACCGATACCGGTAA
- a CDS encoding cell division protein ZipA, whose amino-acid sequence MDGLRWLLLVVGLLVVAAVYWYSRREASRASGPEPSSRLEPSLGDSAELEGDAEQLANDEFSEDFDVDDDASEIEVEDSVGVVEKPREKIVTLRLVARRQAKTFAGDELALGMRAVGMRHGRFGIFHRYVGDDENRVVYSAASLVEPGSFDLANLKEQRLPGISLFMVLPGPLEGAEAFDMMMDAARSLAKSLQGELLDESGSTLSIQRERYLREEIIQYQHGIRVA is encoded by the coding sequence ATGGACGGGCTTCGTTGGTTGCTGTTGGTAGTTGGTCTTCTGGTCGTTGCCGCTGTCTATTGGTACAGCCGGCGCGAGGCCAGTCGTGCGAGCGGACCTGAGCCATCCTCGCGGCTGGAGCCCTCGCTGGGAGACTCTGCCGAGCTGGAAGGTGATGCCGAACAGCTGGCGAATGACGAGTTTTCAGAAGACTTCGACGTTGACGATGACGCTTCGGAGATCGAAGTTGAGGATTCCGTCGGCGTAGTCGAGAAGCCTCGCGAAAAAATTGTCACCTTGCGTTTGGTGGCGCGCCGCCAGGCAAAAACATTTGCCGGTGATGAACTTGCACTGGGCATGCGTGCGGTCGGCATGCGACACGGCCGTTTTGGTATCTTTCATCGCTACGTAGGTGATGATGAGAATCGGGTTGTTTACAGTGCAGCGAGCCTCGTTGAGCCCGGCAGTTTCGATCTGGCCAACCTGAAGGAGCAGAGACTCCCGGGCATCAGCCTGTTCATGGTCTTGCCGGGACCGCTTGAAGGCGCCGAGGCATTCGACATGATGATGGATGCCGCGCGATCTCTCGCGAAATCACTGCAAGGCGAATTGCTGGATGAATCTGGCAGTACGCTCAGTATTCAACGCGAACGCTATCTGCGAGAAGAAATTATTCAATATCAGCACGGCATCCGAGTCGCCTGA
- the smc gene encoding chromosome segregation protein SMC — MRLSKIKLAGFKSFVDPTTIPFPSNLVGVVGPNGCGKSNVIDAVRWVMGESSASRLRGDSLTDVIFNGSSSRKPIGAASVELLFDNTETTLEGQYANYAEIGIRREVSRDGVSNYYLNGTRCRRKDITGVFLGTGLGPRSYSIIEQGMISRLIEAKPEEMRVFIEEAAGISKYKERRRETSNRIKHTKENLDRLMDLLEEVEKQLKHLDRQAKTAERYGKLKTEERRTVAELLALRLRDLDQVASESEARLAEKETALQGAIAEQRKLEAELERCRAQQSERSDAFNEVQARFYKAGSEIARLEQTIEHAHDLRERQSRDLEQAIKGATEIAAHINQDQTEIEQLEHTLSELMPGLKQARESERLSSQSLQTAEQALAAWQERWNEYSGKANESEQIRNIEKTRIEQIESRLQSFGDRLRKLGEAGQAANLGELKSLFEQLTAQELQKRQARDEFARKVAELADEIRKLREQDIKLAKLADERTAALQEAQSRYASLEAVQKAALGQSDESVRGWLEASGLDQNERVARSIDVENGWERAAETVLGDYLQAVCVNDVTHAIQNISQLKNGTVTLLARTANDYAQATHNAGSLASKVGKAPAALQSLLNSVKTAETLSDAMVLQAQLAADESVITKDGIWLSQNWLRVSRDKDQQAGILAREQEMRSLKDEVQELRARAESAKNLLKDGRNRLTQLEESREASQRQAAAGMSEYSETKSSLDSARYRMDQATARAAAIAEEQRELEDEKRAATEQLAESRKRFSTADSALTELEEERTALESRREELRAELDRVRAQADQDRRVAQDMAIQFESRRSSKESAAQGLERMQKQLEQFKHREQEIRQQLEQGEEPLSDKKKELEGLLEARITIESSLSAARKLVENSENDLRELDQKRMQIDQNVDDARTQVSEAKMAAQEVRVRREGVAEQFAQTKHELESLLAEMDPAAAPDSWEEKLEKVRRRIERLGPINLAAIDEFKEQSERKEYLDSQLKDLTDALDTLEGAIRKIDRETRTRFRETFERIDSGFKRLFPRLFGGGHAYMELTGDDLLSTGVTVMARPPGKRNSTIHLLSGGEKALTAVALVFAIFELNPAPFCMLDEVDAPLDDANVNRFCDIVREMSEKVQFVFITHNKVTMELARQLTGVTMQEPGVSRMVSVDLDEAVKMAAS; from the coding sequence ATGCGATTAAGCAAGATTAAGCTCGCCGGCTTCAAATCTTTTGTAGATCCCACCACCATTCCGTTTCCCAGTAACCTCGTTGGGGTTGTTGGTCCGAATGGATGCGGCAAATCCAATGTGATTGATGCTGTGCGTTGGGTAATGGGAGAAAGTTCGGCGAGCCGCCTTCGTGGCGATTCACTTACTGATGTAATTTTCAATGGTTCGAGCTCACGTAAACCTATTGGTGCTGCGTCGGTTGAACTGTTGTTTGACAATACCGAAACCACGCTCGAAGGGCAGTACGCGAACTATGCTGAAATCGGCATTCGCCGTGAAGTTTCGCGGGACGGTGTCTCAAACTATTACCTGAACGGTACTCGCTGTCGGCGCAAAGACATCACGGGTGTGTTTCTGGGTACGGGACTCGGGCCTCGAAGCTACTCCATCATCGAGCAGGGCATGATTTCGCGTTTGATTGAAGCCAAGCCCGAAGAGATGCGTGTGTTCATCGAAGAGGCGGCCGGAATCTCCAAATACAAGGAGCGCCGCCGAGAAACCTCGAACCGGATTAAGCACACCAAAGAAAATCTTGATCGACTGATGGACTTGCTCGAGGAAGTTGAGAAGCAACTCAAGCACCTTGATCGACAGGCAAAGACCGCCGAACGCTACGGCAAACTCAAGACCGAAGAGCGCCGCACTGTCGCGGAGTTGCTTGCATTGCGCCTGCGCGATCTCGACCAGGTCGCGAGCGAGTCCGAGGCGCGTCTGGCCGAGAAAGAAACGGCGTTGCAGGGAGCGATTGCTGAACAGCGGAAGCTGGAGGCTGAGCTGGAGCGGTGTCGCGCACAGCAAAGTGAACGCAGCGATGCATTCAACGAGGTTCAGGCGCGCTTTTACAAAGCCGGTTCCGAAATTGCACGGCTGGAGCAAACCATTGAACATGCGCATGACTTGCGTGAGCGTCAGTCCCGCGACCTTGAACAAGCCATCAAGGGTGCGACGGAGATCGCCGCGCACATCAATCAGGACCAAACTGAAATTGAGCAGCTGGAACACACGCTCAGTGAGTTGATGCCAGGGTTGAAGCAAGCGCGCGAGAGCGAGCGCTTGTCCAGTCAGTCTCTGCAAACAGCAGAACAAGCGTTGGCTGCGTGGCAGGAGCGTTGGAACGAATACTCTGGCAAGGCGAACGAGTCAGAACAGATTCGGAACATCGAGAAAACACGGATTGAACAAATTGAGTCTCGACTCCAGAGCTTTGGCGATCGCTTGCGTAAGCTGGGAGAAGCTGGCCAAGCGGCCAATTTGGGAGAACTCAAGAGCCTGTTCGAACAACTGACTGCGCAAGAATTGCAGAAACGCCAGGCGCGGGATGAGTTTGCGCGCAAGGTTGCTGAGCTGGCTGACGAAATTCGCAAACTGCGGGAGCAGGATATAAAGCTTGCCAAGCTCGCGGACGAACGCACAGCGGCTTTGCAGGAGGCGCAATCGCGGTATGCCTCTCTTGAAGCGGTCCAAAAAGCCGCCTTAGGCCAAAGCGATGAATCCGTAAGAGGTTGGCTCGAAGCCAGCGGGCTCGATCAAAATGAGCGCGTCGCAAGATCTATCGATGTAGAAAACGGTTGGGAGCGAGCTGCTGAAACAGTATTGGGCGACTACCTGCAAGCCGTCTGCGTCAATGACGTAACCCATGCAATCCAGAATATCAGCCAACTGAAGAATGGCACGGTAACGCTGCTCGCGCGCACAGCCAACGACTATGCCCAGGCAACTCACAACGCCGGTTCATTGGCGTCGAAGGTCGGCAAGGCGCCTGCTGCGTTGCAGAGCCTGCTCAACTCGGTGAAGACTGCAGAGACGCTTAGCGATGCAATGGTATTGCAAGCGCAACTGGCCGCCGATGAGTCCGTGATAACGAAAGACGGAATCTGGTTGAGTCAAAACTGGTTGCGTGTGAGCCGTGACAAGGATCAGCAGGCTGGCATTCTTGCCCGCGAGCAAGAAATGCGCAGCCTGAAAGACGAAGTGCAGGAGTTGCGAGCCCGTGCTGAGAGCGCCAAAAATCTGCTGAAGGACGGTCGCAACCGGCTTACTCAACTGGAAGAGAGTCGCGAGGCGTCGCAACGTCAAGCGGCAGCCGGAATGAGTGAATACTCGGAGACCAAATCCAGTCTTGATTCCGCTCGATACCGTATGGACCAGGCAACTGCGCGGGCCGCTGCGATAGCGGAAGAGCAGCGTGAGCTTGAGGATGAGAAACGTGCGGCGACTGAGCAGCTTGCCGAGTCGCGCAAGCGTTTTTCAACGGCCGATAGCGCGTTGACCGAGCTTGAGGAAGAACGCACGGCATTGGAGTCGCGGCGTGAAGAGTTGCGAGCTGAACTCGATCGGGTTCGTGCCCAAGCGGATCAAGATCGCCGGGTCGCTCAAGACATGGCCATTCAGTTTGAGAGTCGCCGTTCGAGCAAGGAGTCTGCTGCGCAAGGTCTGGAGCGCATGCAAAAGCAGCTCGAACAGTTCAAGCACCGCGAACAGGAAATTCGCCAGCAGTTGGAGCAGGGCGAAGAGCCGCTCAGTGACAAAAAGAAAGAGTTGGAAGGACTGCTCGAGGCTCGGATCACCATAGAGTCATCACTGTCGGCCGCGCGGAAGCTTGTAGAAAACTCAGAGAATGATCTACGCGAACTCGACCAAAAGCGCATGCAGATTGACCAAAATGTCGACGATGCCCGCACTCAGGTTAGCGAAGCGAAGATGGCTGCCCAGGAAGTGAGGGTGCGACGGGAAGGAGTCGCGGAGCAATTTGCACAAACCAAGCACGAGCTCGAGTCTTTGCTTGCGGAAATGGATCCTGCGGCAGCGCCGGATAGCTGGGAAGAGAAACTTGAAAAGGTGCGACGGCGCATAGAACGTCTGGGCCCCATCAACCTGGCGGCCATCGACGAATTCAAGGAACAGTCCGAGCGAAAAGAGTATCTGGATTCTCAGTTAAAGGATTTGACAGATGCGCTCGATACGCTGGAGGGTGCAATACGCAAAATTGACCGCGAAACCCGCACACGTTTTCGTGAGACTTTTGAGCGCATTGACAGCGGTTTCAAACGTCTGTTCCCGCGTTTGTTCGGTGGTGGACATGCCTACATGGAATTAACGGGCGATGATTTGTTGTCGACCGGTGTGACCGTTATGGCGCGGCCGCCCGGCAAACGTAACAGCACTATCCATCTCTTGTCGGGTGGTGAAAAGGCCCTCACAGCGGTTGCACTGGTTTTCGCAATTTTCGAGTTGAACCCGGCGCCGTTCTGTATGCTTGACGAGGTCGATGCACCGCTTGATGATGCGAACGTAAACCGCTTCTGCGATATCGTGCGTGAGATGTCTGAGAAGGTGCAGTTTGTTTTCATCACACATAACAAAGTGACTATGGAATTGGCTCGCCAGTTGACGGGTGTCACAATGCAGGAGCCAGGTGTTTCCCGAATGGTTTCTGTGGATCTGGACGAAGCTGTCAAGATGGCGGCCAGTTGA
- a CDS encoding HD-GYP domain-containing protein yields MEKLTIATEHLKIGLYVADLDRPWLETPFLFQGFKISDDDEIAELQKHCKAVVVDVEQSELPLQEIQGLANLKNKEEPKVAPPPRPVPKKSVADIPEPDFSKTGKYYVNTEELGKELVRAQEIEKHASQAINSVIDGVRNGARLDVPQLEQAVDPLVDSVLRNSDAMAWLMRIREKDEYVYQHSIGSSVWAVVFGRHLGFNKETLNAVGLGGMLLDIGKTQLPNELLRKPGKLNESETALMRKHVEFGLQILRDAGKNDARVEIMLATHHERFDGSGYPNQLKGTLVPVLGRVAGIVDCYDAMVSRRPYAETQSTFDAMRQLQAMAKGQFQKEMVDQFVQAVGMFPTGSLVELNTGEVAVVTAQNNYQRLRPEVMIILDRDKQLCDDFRTVDLRMNTNDELGKETMWIDRGLEPGSFGIDPAEYFL; encoded by the coding sequence ATGGAAAAGCTAACAATCGCTACGGAGCATCTGAAGATCGGCCTCTACGTCGCAGATCTCGATCGCCCATGGCTGGAAACACCGTTCTTATTTCAAGGCTTTAAAATCTCTGACGATGATGAAATTGCCGAGCTGCAAAAGCACTGCAAGGCCGTCGTTGTTGACGTAGAGCAATCAGAACTGCCGTTGCAGGAAATTCAGGGACTCGCGAATCTCAAGAACAAAGAAGAGCCCAAGGTCGCCCCACCTCCGCGCCCGGTACCCAAAAAGTCCGTCGCCGATATTCCGGAACCCGACTTCAGCAAGACGGGAAAATATTACGTCAACACCGAGGAACTCGGAAAGGAACTCGTCCGCGCTCAGGAAATCGAGAAGCACGCATCGCAAGCGATCAATAGCGTTATCGATGGCGTACGTAATGGTGCCCGGCTTGACGTGCCGCAACTGGAGCAGGCAGTTGACCCGCTGGTGGACAGCGTTCTGCGCAACAGCGATGCCATGGCCTGGCTGATGCGTATACGCGAGAAAGACGAGTACGTTTATCAACACTCCATTGGCAGCTCCGTCTGGGCTGTAGTGTTTGGCCGCCATCTCGGCTTCAACAAGGAAACTCTGAACGCGGTTGGTCTCGGCGGAATGTTGCTGGATATCGGCAAGACCCAGCTACCCAATGAGCTGTTGCGAAAGCCCGGCAAGCTCAACGAGAGCGAAACCGCGCTAATGCGCAAGCACGTCGAGTTTGGGCTGCAGATTCTCCGTGACGCCGGGAAGAACGACGCTCGTGTCGAAATCATGCTGGCTACGCATCACGAACGATTTGATGGCAGCGGCTATCCAAACCAGCTGAAAGGCACGCTCGTTCCGGTACTCGGACGGGTAGCCGGTATTGTGGATTGCTACGATGCCATGGTTTCCCGACGTCCTTACGCAGAGACGCAATCAACGTTTGATGCCATGCGCCAATTGCAGGCAATGGCGAAAGGCCAGTTTCAGAAAGAAATGGTTGACCAGTTTGTTCAAGCTGTTGGCATGTTCCCTACAGGCAGCCTTGTCGAGCTCAACACCGGCGAAGTCGCTGTAGTTACCGCGCAAAATAACTACCAGCGGCTGCGTCCGGAGGTCATGATCATTCTTGACCGGGATAAGCAACTTTGCGATGACTTCCGCACGGTTGATTTGCGGATGAACACCAATGACGAACTAGGCAAAGAAACGATGTGGATTGATCGCGGTCTGGAGCCCGGATCATTCGGCATCGACCCCGCAGAGTACTTCCTCTGA
- the phaR gene encoding polyhydroxyalkanoate synthesis repressor PhaR, whose translation MTAARIIKKYPNRRLYDTEESRYITLADIRNLVLSKVEFTVIDKKTGDDITRTILLQVISEQEQQGDAIMSRDFLSQVIRSYDSVMPGFMARYLEQSMKLVMAQQQNIRGQVKKVVGIDPVTAVTDLAQKNFNRWKSLQDEVFRRFTGPGRDGDDDDHEHGSGRKKAS comes from the coding sequence ATGACTGCCGCCCGAATTATCAAGAAATACCCCAATCGACGCCTGTACGACACCGAGGAGAGCCGCTATATAACTCTGGCCGATATCCGCAATCTCGTTCTCAGCAAAGTCGAATTCACCGTGATCGACAAGAAAACGGGCGACGATATTACCCGCACAATCTTGTTGCAGGTCATCAGCGAGCAGGAACAGCAAGGGGATGCAATCATGAGCCGTGATTTTCTCTCGCAGGTCATCCGTTCCTACGACAGTGTCATGCCCGGCTTTATGGCGCGCTATCTCGAACAAAGCATGAAACTGGTCATGGCACAGCAGCAGAACATTCGTGGCCAGGTTAAGAAGGTCGTGGGAATCGACCCGGTGACCGCTGTCACGGATCTAGCGCAAAAGAATTTCAATCGCTGGAAATCATTGCAGGATGAAGTTTTCCGGCGCTTCACCGGCCCCGGACGAGATGGCGATGACGACGATCACGAACACGGGAGCGGCCGCAAGAAAGCGAGCTGA